The sequence cgtctttgaATTGCAATGCGATGAGttggatattttcaattcatcatcaagtagttttttttttcttcgatgcaggctgaaaaaaaaaaaaaaaaaaaaagcatgcTCGAGGCGATAGAGTAAaagtttgtttgtttttttttttcttatttttttttctcttccGCCCGCCGTGTAGAGGcggaaaggaaaagaaaactgcAAGGACCTGGAAATGACTTTGAACACATATAGACGTAAACCAGTGAGGAAGTTGAGGAGTACACCGAAACGGGAGGTGCAGCTTATCAGTAACGACTGAGATAACCTTACCGTCCCTTTCTTTTACAACGTGTTTGTTTCCTAGAATACAGTAACAAGATTATGTAGTCTTCGccaatgataaaaaaaaacaaaaaacattctTGACTGCAACACCCGCACACCACAATACGGAGGAACTACTTACTCACTCGCAATGGCGCTCAAGAGGACAAGATATCGCAGGGGGAAAGGAGAATCCCCATGTGTCTATCGAAAACGCCATTGTGCCAATGTAAAAAACCGTTCCCCTTGGCATTGCGTCGTGACACCTTTGTCCCGCTCCTGTTATCTAATTTTTGTGTCAGATGTTAAAAATCGCCCTCCCTGTACTGGCCCGCTGTGTGGCATTACTATCTTGTCACAATCCGTTATCTTCAAGCAACTTGAGATAAACCACCATATCCAAACAGTGCACAGCGCCACACATTCAAAAGGAGAAACACAATCAATTAATTGACCAAACAAACGAACAAACGAACAAACGAACAAAAAACCGTCCGTCGCTAGATGTGGCTGCAAAACCCGGGAGCACTACTGTGGAGGGACCACACTACAGAACAATTCTACCTTACTGTTCCTTCGGTTGATAAGACACAATCCGGTAACTCGGTACTTATTGCCGCCCAAGGTACACGCGCAGGGCCgccaagcaaaaaaaaaaaaccaagaaaagcTTGGGGTAGCACGGCCCACGtagttttttgttttctttacttgGGGAATATTGACTTTGAGTCAGATAAGAAAACGGCGCCGGGTCCGGCTCTACGGCACCAAAAATCCCGCAAGAACATGACACCAACGCGCAAACGGCGGCCGCACGGACGTGACGCAATCAGTTCTTTGTGTCAAGCTTGAGCTAAAGCAGTACAGCACAGTACAGCACAGCACAGCATAGCACGCTTGTTGCAGCCACGGTTCGGTTCGGCTGCTCCATCTCGTCCGCAACCGCTAGCCCCCACGGCAACGTACACCGGCGTTCACTCCTCCTGCTTTGTCATGGGTGTTTGGCACCAAAAAGCGCGAACTAAAGGAACCATGGCCAGTTTTGTGTCAGAGAAACAGGCGTACCTGCACaataccaaaaaagaaacgccCGCCTAACGAATTACCTGTTTCGGGACCTTAAAAGCGCAGGAAAAAGGGATTCTTTACTCGTAgtttttgctgttttcttttcttcgtcTCCGCTCAGGCAGGacctctcttttttttttcgacaTGATGAAGATTGCACAACCGGTCGTAGTTCTTGCGAATGGACTTGAGTTCCCTTATCTATCTGTACGGGAATCGCTCATATGATAACTGTCCACTTTGATTAGCATAATCTTTTGATTGGCTTTATTTGCTGTCTGCATCTCCCCCCCCCCTCCCTTCTCGCCCACAGTTTATGCTATTCTTTATTCCAGTTTAGTTAttctctcttttattttagctttggtaaaaatatataagtGATGTACAATTCTTCCGTGTTCTTTCCTCTTGTGTCCATCCATTTTAAGTTTTTCTCAGTCCATACTACTTCTCACTCTGAAAGAATACATAACTGTACTGTACCTCACTGCaatatatttcttcttcttcattctaTTCTTCCCTTAACGAACTCTAAACATGCTCAATCATCTCAGTCAAGGCTCAGATGATATACAAGACGAGAAGCAAGGCGACTTCCCCGTCATCGAAGAGGAGAAAAACCAAACCGTCACTTTAAAGGACTCTTATGTCAGTGACGATGCTGCCAACTCCACGGAACACTACAACTTGTCTCCCTCCCTGGAGGAGGATGAGTTCGAGGCCCCCACGGACGAAGAATTGCGGAGTTTGAGACATGTTGGGGGTAAGATCCCCATGAGATGTTGGCTGATCGCGATTGTCGAGCTGTCCGAAAGATTCTCGTACTACGGTCTTTCCGCCCCATTCCAAAATTACATGGAGTACGGTCCCAAGGACACCCCCAAGGGTGTGCTGAGCTTGAACAGTCAAGGTGCTACCGGGTTGTCGTACTTCTTCCAGTTCTGGTGCTACGTTACGCCAGTGTTCGGTGGCTATGTCGCCGATACCTTCTGGGGTAAGTACAACACCATCTGCTGCGGTACCGCCATCTACATCGCCGGTATCTTCATTCTGTTAATCACTTCGATCCCTTCCGTTGGTAACCGAGACAGTGCTCTCGGCGGGTTCATCGCGTCCATTATCCTCATTGGTATTGCCACTGGTATGATCAAAGCCAATCTTTCCGTGCTGATCGCCGATCAACTGCCCAAGAGGAAGCCCTCCATCAAAGTGTTGAAGTCCGGTGAACGAGTCATCGTGGATTCTAATATCACTTTGCAAAACGTCTTCATGTTCTTCTACTTCATGATCAATGTCGGATCTCTATCGCTGATGGCCACTACCGAGTTGGAATACCATAAGGGGTTCTGGGCCGCCTACTTGTTGCCGTTCTGTTTCTTCTGGGTTGCCGTCGTCACTTTGGTGTTCGGTAAAAAGCAATACATCCAGAGACCGATCGGCGATAAAGTCATCGCCAAAAGTTTCAGGGTCTGCTGGATTTTGACCAAGAACAAATTCGATTTCAATGCTGCCAAACCTTCTGTTCACCCAGAAAAGGAGTATCCATGGAATGACAAATTCGTCGATGAAATAAAGAGAGCCCTAGCTGCCTGTAAAGTCTTTGTCTTCTACCCAATCTATTGGACCCAGTACGGTACCATGATTTCCAGTTTTATCACTCAAGCCGGTATGATGGAGTTGCACGGCATCCCCAATGATTTTCTACAAGCTTTCGATTCCATTGCCTTGATCATTTTCATCCcgatctttgaaaaatttatctACCCTTTCATCAGAAGATACACCCCATTCAAGCCAATCACaaagattttctttgggTTCATGTTCGGGTCTCTTGCCATGACGTGGGCTGCCGTCCTACAAAGTTTCGTTTACAAGGCCGGTCCATGGTATAGTGCGCCCCTAGGTCACAACACCCCAAACCATGTCCACGTTTGCTGGCAGATTCCTGCGTATGTcttgatttccttttcggAAATTTTTGCCTCCATCACTGGTTTGGAATACGCTTATTCCAAGGCCCCAGCCTCTATGAAATCGTTCATCATGTCGATTTTCCTATTGACCAATGCCTTTGGTTCCGCCATTGGTTGTGCCTTGTCTCCAGTCACCGTGGATCCTAAATTTACATGGTTATTCACTGGGTTGGCCGTCGCTTGTTTCATTTCTGGTTGTTTGTTCTGGTTCTGTTTCAGAAAGTATAACGACACTGAGGAAGAAATGAACGCTATGGATtacgaagaagaagacgaattCGATTTAAACCCAATTTCTCAACCTAAAGGCAATGACATTGAAATACTAGAACCAATGGGAAGTTTAAAATCAACTACCAAatattaatgaattttttccatagtcttcatctttcctttcctttctctcgttgatattattattattattattattattattattgttgttgttgtacCCCCCTCCTTATATGCATTAGCGGTGTTTCTCCCTACTATTGTCATTCGTTTTCCCTTCTACCCATTGCTACCAAATAAATATCACGGATTTttatgtaaaaaaataactGTATAATATTCACTAAATATAAATTAAATTCAATTTACTAAAATCTTAAACTCCCTATCTACCCTAACTACATATggctcttttttcttcttctttatatttttggCCGGTTTTCATACTTGGTtgatattatcaaaaaatgacTTGTTATTATATCTTAATATATATTGTATTATAAAACAATTTGCGAAGAGAGGACTATATTAAGATTACCTCACCTTTGCAAATagaatagaaaagaaaatatatatgtagtaaaaaaaaatcgtaGTGTATATAAACTTTGGACTTGTTGTGGAAATCGTAATAAATCGACTATTttaacttcttctttggacGCAATTGGTTGGTGTGACCAcactttctctttctaCAGTTGGTAGCTCTTGGTGGCAATCTGGCGTAACATTTACGACAAACGGATTTGTCACAGTTGTACTTGGAAGCCAAGGCTTTCAAAGATGGTTCAATGATACCACCTCTCAATCTCAAGACTAAATGTAAAGTGGATTCCTTTTGAATGTTGTAGTCGGACAAGGTTCTACCGTCTTCCAATTGCTTACCAGCAAAGATCAATCTTTGTTGGTCAGGTGGGATACCTTCTTTGTCTTGAATCTTGGATTTGACATTGTCAATGGTGTCAGAAGATTCAACTTCTAGAGTGATGGTCTTACCAGTCAAAGTCTTAACGAAGCTGTAAACAAATGGGAACGTTCATTTATGGTGTTAGCGCAAGGGTGCACGCAGTCATAAAGGAGAAGTATCACGTTAGTAAAAGGACTTTCTATACACtagaaaagtaaaattATGTTTGGCAAAAAGATAGGAAGATAGTGTCTTGTCTGTGTATGCGGTTTCTCCCGCTTTATTATGTAATTTCTAGTAGCAGAGCTCAACAGTCTGCTGCGACATAATTACTCCctcttttccttccttcATCTATTTCAAAACACATCCGcattcttttcatttatttgtATGACGCTTTCAATTGTCTCTCTCTCGCTATAGCGGTGATATCCTTGTGTGTCTGAACATAATTTCATATAGGAGTGTATCAGTAACATACATTTGCATTTTGAACCTTTAGTGGCTTAATCTCTTGCTGATATTTGAGTAGGAATCAATACGTAGTGTCTTATTTGTGTATTTTGACATTACGAGTTGCATACCCATAATACCTAGATGGATGGGTAATGGCTAGTATGGGCGGGATCGTAAGGCGGGCTAACCTCTCGTATTGCGGTACCCGAAATTctgacaagaaaaacatgaaaaaaaaaatatcagaAAGATGCACACCCATACAGCGACAAAACATTCGGGGGCACGGGTGTAATACTGTATCCGAAAATgtcatttgaaaaaggtaTAACCCCGATGGAAAGAGTAGGCGGCTATTTTATCATCTGGTAAATAACCCGGTGAATATATACCAACGAGCGGTATACAACCTGGGATAATTTTCACATAGGTATATAAGACCAAAATGTGGCGTGCTACCAGTTCATAAAGGGTGCGTGTTGCTTAACTTTAAACACGCGCATAATACTAATCGAATAACAAACGGCTACCATATGATGAAGTTCTGACCAGTTGATTGAATAATGTTCATGAAGGAAAGGcaaaatttgttttctagTCCGGACTAACTATGGCATAGTCTCCTTCCGGCTCTTCTGATTAGGTTTTTTCCGGTGCCCATCTGAGCTTGTCGAGACATTTGAGCTTTCATAAAGAAATTATAGGTGTTTTTTCGCTCTACTAAGCGCTCAGAATACCCCAATTACCAGCAACACggttattattattgatttATTTGTGGCTCTTCTTAAAGCTGTGATCCGTGCGCAGGGTAACGAAatttggcttttttttgtttccttttgatttccttcttttgatgaaaactAAAGTATGTGTAACAACAAATGTGAATTTATTTTAAGAATAAAGAAAGTATTAAGCTAAACAGAACCATTGAGTTTTGTACTAGGTTTTGTCAGACGAACGAGATTGGAAAAGTCACCGGTCTATATTTCTTCCTTCGTCTATTTTTATCCCCTGCACTGATCAGTGTAACTAATAATCACCGCAGCTACACAATAATCAGTACCAACAATTTTCAGATTAATGTCTGATCAAAATGCTTCAATGAGAAGCACACAAAATGATGGAGACACAGGTGAAAGGCTAAATGCCAttgcctctttttttgattgttCTTTAGAACAAGTTAAATCTATTGATAGCGATATCGTAACACACTTGAACGATAAACTTTTACAATTTAATGAGCTTAAATCAGAAAACTTGCAAATCACTGTCTCATTTGATGAattaaaaacaaactctgcgaaaaaaattagtaGTTTGAAAACAGAGATGGAGAGTGTTTTGAGgcaaaatgatgaaatccgaaaagaaagaaatgacACTTCTGCCAAATTCGAGTCTCtacaaagagaaaagacaCAGCTATCGAACGAATTAGAGTCGATACAGAGAAAGGCAAATGACTTGAGcgaagagaaaaaggaaattcaAAGCAGCCAACAGCGGACTTTGAAAATACTGGACGAAAGACTAAAGGAATTAGAAATGGTCAAGGCCGAAAATAACCGCTGCGACAATGAATGCAAAAAATTACGATCTACTATATTAGAATTAGAAACGAAACATCAATCTTATATTTCTAGTGATCTGAACTCTAAGTCTCAACTAGAAAGAAGAACGCAAGAGCTAAATCTACTGCAGTCAAATAAAGATTGGctggaaaaggaattgtCGTCCAAAAATGAGCAATATCTTTCATACAggcaaaaaacaaacacaATAATTACAGAAATTAGAAATGATTTAAATCGTTTACGGAATGATTTCCaattagaaaaaacaaataacgATGTCTTGaggcaaaaaaacaatgagCTATCGAAAGatttacaagaaaaacttttacAGATTAAAACTTTATCAGATTCTTCGGATAGTGAAAAACTCGACTTTTCTGCAGAGATTACTTTAAAACAACGTTTAATAGACCTTTTGGAATTACAATTGAATGCagtgaaagaagaattaaaCAATACACGAGAATCCAACTATTCTGACGTAACCTCAAATGACTCGAAACGGCtcatatttgaaaatgaaaagttaCTTAAAGATTTGCAATCaacgaaacaaaaattaacaCAATGTGAAAATGAGTACCTTCGCCTATCATCTATCACAAAAGAGGCAAGTAAAGAAGACAATGTCTTGACTTCTAAATCTAATGGAGACTTCATATTATTGAGGAAGCAAttaattaaagaaaagcgTGCTAAGGAACATCTTCAAAACCAAATTGAATCATTTATTGTTGAATTGGAACATAAAGTACCAATTATcaactctttcaaagaaagaacagaCACCTTGGAAAACGAATTAAACAATGCTGCATTACTACTGGAACATACATCCAACGAGAAGAATGCCAAGATTAAGGAATTAAACgtcaaaaatgaaaaactggCGGAatatgaagatgaaatccACATATTGTCCAAACAACGTCTTGATTTATGTCGTCAAATTCAATATCTCTTGATCACAAATTCAGTATCCAATGACTCTAAGGGACCTTTACGCAAAGAGgaaatcaaatttattcaaaacattttaCAAAACGACGATAGTGCTACAACTGAATCAGACTCGCAAAAAATTGTAACGGAAAGGTTAGTTGAATTTAGAGATATTATTCAGttacaagagaaaaattcaGAATTGTTGAGAGTAACAAGAAACTTAGCCGATAAATTAGAgtcaaatgaaaataaatctaAACAATATCTTAAGAAGATTGAAACCAAAACTATAAATGAAGCTAAAGAAGCGATCCTTACCTTACAAAGCCAAAAAGCACAGTTAGAATCGAAAATCCACGAGTTAGAAAAGGAACGAGAAAAATTTAAGGACTGGACTTTGGATCAAAAGGCTTCACCTAATAACTCGATAATACAACAATTAACTGAGACTAAAAGAGAGCTAGAATCCCAAATCCAAGACTTACAAGCCCGTATTTCTCAAGTTACCGGAGAATCTACCGAGAATATGTCACTTTTGAATAAGGAATTACAGGTCCTATATGATAGCAAAAGTAGCCTATCAATTGAGCTAGGAAGGGAAAAGTCATCTAGGATATTGGCAGAAGAGAGGTTCAAATTACTTTCAAATACGCTAGATTTGACTAAAGCGGAGAACGACCAATTACGCAAGAGAGCAGTTAATTTACAAAATGCCATCTcaaaacaagattcaaagaCCCAGGAGACACTTAATGAGTACGTTTCTTGCAAATCGAAACTAAGTGTTACTGAAACAGAATTATCCAATTTGAAGTCAGAGCAGACACTGAAAATcgaattagaaaaaaacctAAGACGAGAACTAAGTGAACTTTCTTCTGAGAAAAACAGTTTACATATAATGGTAACTCAATTGCAAACCCTCCAAAAGGAACGTGAGAACCTATTAGatgaaactaaaaaatcttgtcaaaacaaaataggTATATTAGAAAATGCGCAAAATGAACTAAAAACCGAAGCTATTCATAAAGACCAATACATTAAACAACTggaagaagataatgacACAAAAGTTGAATGGTATCAGaacaaaattgaaacttTGAGGAAAGATCATGAATCTATTATGAATTCTTTAAATGAAAAGCAAATTGAGGTTGAGAAATTGCAGTATGAAGTCAAGTCtttagaaaaggaaatcgaagaaaacaagattcGTTTACATACTTACAATGTACTAGATGAATCTGTTAACGATGATTCCTTACGCAGAGAACTGGAAAAGTCGAAAATAAACTTAACTGAAGCTTATTCTCAAATCCACGAATACAAAAAGCTTTACGAGACTGCTGATAAATCTCTACAGGAAATGACATCCAAACTAGATGAATCTAATAAAACATTTTCTaatcaaattcaaagtttaACTGATGAAAAGACCACTTTAGAGGATAAAGTTTCCCTTCTGAAAGAGCAAATGTCtaatttgaataatgaATTAGATTTACAAAACCAAGCcatggaaaaagaaaaatccgaattcaagaaaaagatttctattttacaaaataacaacaaagaaattgaagcGGTCAAATCTGAGTATGAGTCCAAGTTGTCGAAGATTCAAAAGGATCTTGACCAGCAAACTACATACGCTAATACTGCCCAAAATAACTATGAACAGGAATTGCAAAAACACGCAGATGTTTCCAAGACTATTAGTGAACTAAGAGAACAATTACATACTTACAAGAGTCAAGTAGAAACTTTAAACCTAACACGTGAccagtttgaaaaaactctaaaggaaaacgaaaacaatTGGAATTCCCAAAAGGAGTCTTTATTAGAACAGATAGATCTATACAATTCACGAATCGGAGATCTTTCATCACAAAATAAACTATTGTACGATCAAATTGAATTATACACCACTGCGGGCAATAAAGGTGCCGACACAAAAAGTGGGCCTGCTTTgaataatgatattttaaCCACATTACGTCGTGAAAGAGACATTCTCGACACTAAAGTCGCAGTAGCTGAACGAGATGCTAAAATGCTAAga is a genomic window of Saccharomyces eubayanus strain FM1318 chromosome XI, whole genome shotgun sequence containing:
- the MLP1 gene encoding Mlp1p, whose translation is MSDQNASMRSTQNDGDTGERLNAIASFFDCSLEQVKSIDSDIVTHLNDKLLQFNELKSENLQITVSFDELKTNSAKKISSLKTEMESVLRQNDEIRKERNDTSAKFESLQREKTQLSNELESIQRKANDLSEEKKEIQSSQQRTLKILDERLKELEMVKAENNRCDNECKKLRSTILELETKHQSYISSDLNSKSQLERRTQELNLLQSNKDWLEKELSSKNEQYLSYRQKTNTIITEIRNDLNRLRNDFQLEKTNNDVLRQKNNELSKDLQEKLLQIKTLSDSSDSEKLDFSAEITLKQRLIDLLELQLNAVKEELNNTRESNYSDVTSNDSKRLIFENEKLLKDLQSTKQKLTQCENEYLRLSSITKEASKEDNVLTSKSNGDFILLRKQLIKEKRAKEHLQNQIESFIVELEHKVPIINSFKERTDTLENELNNAALLLEHTSNEKNAKIKELNVKNEKLAEYEDEIHILSKQRLDLCRQIQYLLITNSVSNDSKGPLRKEEIKFIQNILQNDDSATTESDSQKIVTERLVEFRDIIQLQEKNSELLRVTRNLADKLESNENKSKQYLKKIETKTINEAKEAILTLQSQKAQLESKIHELEKEREKFKDWTLDQKASPNNSIIQQLTETKRELESQIQDLQARISQVTGESTENMSLLNKELQVLYDSKSSLSIELGREKSSRILAEERFKLLSNTLDLTKAENDQLRKRAVNLQNAISKQDSKTQETLNEYVSCKSKLSVTETELSNLKSEQTLKIELEKNLRRELSELSSEKNSLHIMVTQLQTLQKERENLLDETKKSCQNKIGILENAQNELKTEAIHKDQYIKQLEEDNDTKVEWYQNKIETLRKDHESIMNSLNEKQIEVEKLQYEVKSLEKEIEENKIRLHTYNVLDESVNDDSLRRELEKSKINLTEAYSQIHEYKKLYETADKSLQEMTSKLDESNKTFSNQIQSLTDEKTTLEDKVSLLKEQMSNLNNELDLQNQAMEKEKSEFKKKISILQNNNKEIEAVKSEYESKLSKIQKDLDQQTTYANTAQNNYEQELQKHADVSKTISELREQLHTYKSQVETLNLTRDQFEKTLKENENNWNSQKESLLEQIDLYNSRIGDLSSQNKLLYDQIELYTTAGNKGADTKSGPALNNDILTTLRRERDILDTKVAVAERDAKMLRQKISLMDVELQEARTKMCNSKAENEKRSFIIEQHDEIMEKLNQLNLLRESNTTLRNELDNSNSKNKELQSELDRLRDNIAPIEAELAALKFSIQEKEQEIRLTKEEVHRWKKRSQDIMEKHQQLSSTDYEKLETEIESLKAQLEDKTQQGADSEEKFNRLRRQAQEKLKASKLSQDLLIEQLNELKDAKLALEKSFNDANARIQELEDAKVAENRNQLNMIKKLQEDTKENSKELETKLEENTISYDSTVKKLNEEICILKEELEKQRQIQQQIQAAAGTGQEDLSKVVESMKRSFEEEKIKFIEEKTREVNQKIREFQEAQEAQEAQEAQNKVIQPSNINIDEIKKQWEAEHDEEVSKKIREAEEALKKRIRLPTEEKISKIIERKKEDLEKEFNEKVKERLKSINQSGKMEDIFQKQLESKIQEKQRELENEYNRKLQERLGELPPSAIISPDDKDQLRADVEAQLREEFNDELQSIKKKSFEEGKQQAIMKTTLLERKLAKMESQLSETKQGVDSPPKHINKMPNPLLGLPRKIEENSNSPFNPLLSGEKLLKLNSKSSSSGVFNPFTSPSPNKPLQRDEAEREPLSNETDPPTHLAPSFNIPAPQGPNSSSSTLSTDTNDEERTVNEQEGNNVFDGIGQLQDKKAQGKGEYLIEAAGASNDETKFNKRPIDEVGELNDDDDEIDTDSMNEAKKIKIDDEEEKEEEGRR
- the PTR2 gene encoding Ptr2p, which gives rise to MLNHLSQGSDDIQDEKQGDFPVIEEEKNQTVTLKDSYVSDDAANSTEHYNLSPSLEEDEFEAPTDEELRSLRHVGGKIPMRCWLIAIVELSERFSYYGLSAPFQNYMEYGPKDTPKGVLSLNSQGATGLSYFFQFWCYVTPVFGGYVADTFWGKYNTICCGTAIYIAGIFILLITSIPSVGNRDSALGGFIASIILIGIATGMIKANLSVLIADQLPKRKPSIKVLKSGERVIVDSNITLQNVFMFFYFMINVGSLSLMATTELEYHKGFWAAYLLPFCFFWVAVVTLVFGKKQYIQRPIGDKVIAKSFRVCWILTKNKFDFNAAKPSVHPEKEYPWNDKFVDEIKRALAACKVFVFYPIYWTQYGTMISSFITQAGMMELHGIPNDFLQAFDSIALIIFIPIFEKFIYPFIRRYTPFKPITKIFFGFMFGSLAMTWAAVLQSFVYKAGPWYSAPLGHNTPNHVHVCWQIPAYVLISFSEIFASITGLEYAYSKAPASMKSFIMSIFLLTNAFGSAIGCALSPVTVDPKFTWLFTGLAVACFISGCLFWFCFRKYNDTEEEMNAMDYEEEDEFDLNPISQPKGNDIEILEPMGSLKSTTKY